A genomic window from Gossypium hirsutum isolate 1008001.06 chromosome D10, Gossypium_hirsutum_v2.1, whole genome shotgun sequence includes:
- the LOC107930710 gene encoding ankyrin repeat-containing protein BDA1, whose amino-acid sequence MDERMIEAAQTGDFNLLYELILNDRYVLERIDDVPFFHTPLHVAASVGHIEFMMEMIKLKPTFARKLNQAGFSPMHLALQNHRTHAVLRLLRFDEGLVRVKGREDLTPLHHVVQNENLNLLKKFLEVCPEAIEDMTVRDETFFHLAVKNDMFEAFQVLVGWLMRSWYESPRWEKELLSWPDIDGNTVLHIAAIRNRPRVVNVLLEHMRRDQINAKNLEGLTALDIQSQYPWKERQADKIIDMLSKAGGLSGSSSSLPNTSISSFHIESLKDKMSRSQKWATRAGRGKKGMGHEMRNTFLVVTVLIIITTYEASLNPPKKPNDSPSMKYQVSSSQDEPLNSHTFLHKTDFNTAPIPSPSAIDVLDLDDWTFKYSSIFFCNTFTFWVAVFLTALLLPPHSFSSLILLTLSFFGRSYMNLFDVSAWSWGYSYEFSNENAHLLYVVASFCNVFFSTLLVFLGSYQTIFYVCSRVNITKQKFFFLLLVVVIGCMQVFMFA is encoded by the exons atgGATGAGAGGATGATAGAGGCTGCCCAAACAGGAGATTTTAACCTCTTGTATGAGTTGATTCTGAATGATCGATATGTTTTAGAGCGTATTGATGATGTGCCTTTTTTCCATACACCATTGCATGTAGCTGCCTCTGTTGGGCATATTGAGTTTATGATGGAGATGATCAAATTAAAGCCAACGTTTGCAAGAAAGCTAAACCAAGCTGGGTTTAGCCCCATGCACTTGGCTCTGCAAAATCACAGAACTCATGCAGTGCTTCGACTCCTCAGGTTTGATGAAGGACTTGTTCGTGTTAAAGGGAGGGAGGACCTCACTCCTCTGCATCATGTGGTTCAAAATGAAAACTTGAATCTTTTGAAAAAGTTTCTTGAGGTTTGTCCTGAGGCTATTGAAGATATGACTGTTCGAGATGAGACGTTTTTCCATCTTGCTGTGAAAAACGACATGTTCGAAGCTTTCCAAGTCTTGGTGGGGTGGCTTATGAGAAGCTGGTATGAGTCTCCCCGATGGGAGAAAGAATTACTTAGTTGGCCAGACATTGATGGCAACACTGTTTTACACATTGCAGCTATCAGAAACAGACCTCGG GTGGTAAACGTATTGCTGGAACACATGAGGCGAGACCAAATCAATGCCAAAAATTTGGAGGGATTGACAGCACTAGATATCCAATCACAGTACCCATGGAAAGAAAGGCAAGCGGATAAGATTATAGATATGCTAAGCAAAGCTGGAGGTTTGAGTGGTTCCTCTTCCTCGCTTCCCAATACCTCCATCTCTTCATTCCACATCGAATCTTTAAAAGACAAGATGTCACGGTCTCAAAAATGGGCAACAAGAGCAGGTCGAGGAAAGAAGGGTATGGGACATGAGATGCGCAACACATTTCTAGTAGTGACAGTGCTAATTATAATAACCACATACGAAGCCTCTTTAAACCCTCCAAAGAAGCCTAATGACAGTCCATCCATGAAATACCAAGTCTCTTCAAGTCAAGATGAGCCTCTCAATTCCCACACATTTTTGCATAAAACCGACTTCAATACTGCTCCCATACCCAGTCCCTCCGCAATTGACGTTTTGGATCTAGATGATTGGACATTTAAATACtcctcaatttttttttgcaacACGTTCACCTTTTGGGTAGCAGTGTTCTTAACAGCACTTCTCCTACCACCTCATTCATTCTCTTCCTTGATTCTCCTAACACTTTCCTTCTTTGGGAGATCTtacatgaatttatttgatgtttcCGCATGGTCATGGGGATATTCATATGAGTTTTCCAATGAAAACGCACACTTATTATATGTTGTAGCCTCCTTTTGTAATGTTTTCTTCTCAACATTGCTAGTTTTCCTTGGATCATACCAGACAATATTTTATGTTTGCAGTAGGGTAAACATTACCAAGCAAAAATTCTTCTTCCTCCTACTAGTCGTTGTCATTGGCTGCATGCAGGTTTTTATGTTTGCTTAG